A genomic stretch from Pseudoliparis swirei isolate HS2019 ecotype Mariana Trench chromosome 18, NWPU_hadal_v1, whole genome shotgun sequence includes:
- the golt1a gene encoding vesicle transport protein GOT1A isoform X1 translates to MTTVTEAQKVGVGLVGFGLFFLLFGVLLYFDSVLLAFGNVLFLAGLTFIIGPWRTASFFFQRQKFRGSLFFLGGVALVLSRWPVTGMLAEAYGFVLLFRSFLPMAVTFVLTSLNLPLLSAVRPPDFVHSLFDLHDLSRVLTACRFEFLLIVFLHRLLHRLSGGIKLDPLTAGLVLGGQAGSSDCWSGSGGSSWIL, encoded by the exons ATGACGACCGTCACCGAGGCCCAGA AAGTGGGCGTCGGCCTGGTGGGCTTCGGCTTGTTCTTCCTGCTCTTCGGCGTGTTGCTGTATTTCGACTCCGTGCTGCTGGCCTTCGGGAAC GTCCTGTTCCTGGCCGGTCTGACCTTCATCATCGGGCCCTGGAGGAccgcctccttcttcttccagaGGCAGAAGTTCCGTGGCTCCTTGTTCTTCCTGGGGGGCGTGGCCTTGGTGCTGAGCCGCTGGCCCGTCACCGGCATGCTGGCGGAGGCGTACGGCTTCGTGCTCCTCTTCAG GTCCTTCCTCCCGATGGCCGTGACCTTCGTGCTGACCTCTCTGAACCTCCCTCTGCTCAGTGCGGTACGTCCTCCGGActttgttcactctttgtttgaCCTCCATGACCTCTCCAGGGTTCTGACCGCATGTCGCTTTGAATTCcttctgatagtttttctccaCCGCCTCCTCCATCGTCTGAGCGGGGGGATCAAGCTGGACCCTCTGACTGCTGGTCTGGTCCTGGGGGGACAAGCTGGATCCTCTGACTGCTGGTCTGGTTCTGGGGGGTCAAGCTGGATCCTCTGA
- the golt1a gene encoding vesicle transport protein GOT1A isoform X2, which produces MTTVTEAQKVGVGLVGFGLFFLLFGVLLYFDSVLLAFGNVLFLAGLTFIIGPWRTASFFFQRQKFRGSLFFLGGVALVLSRWPVTGMLAEAYGFVLLFRSFLPMAVTFVLTSLNLPLLSAFFSTASSIV; this is translated from the exons ATGACGACCGTCACCGAGGCCCAGA AAGTGGGCGTCGGCCTGGTGGGCTTCGGCTTGTTCTTCCTGCTCTTCGGCGTGTTGCTGTATTTCGACTCCGTGCTGCTGGCCTTCGGGAAC GTCCTGTTCCTGGCCGGTCTGACCTTCATCATCGGGCCCTGGAGGAccgcctccttcttcttccagaGGCAGAAGTTCCGTGGCTCCTTGTTCTTCCTGGGGGGCGTGGCCTTGGTGCTGAGCCGCTGGCCCGTCACCGGCATGCTGGCGGAGGCGTACGGCTTCGTGCTCCTCTTCAG GTCCTTCCTCCCGATGGCCGTGACCTTCGTGCTGACCTCTCTGAACCTCCCTCTGCTCAGTGCG tttttctccaCCGCCTCCTCCATCGTCTGA
- the LOC130209086 gene encoding uncharacterized protein LOC130209086, whose protein sequence is MAQLNAASERVLGQMKYPAFHLSSTDTGEKFGLQYVEPGCRPVPVDWDKHRTKSDSAPPALNPPPQSSVPTVQSSSLFMAPQKLFQFPPRPPVDSAAVKPDVTPGPPTDPETCRPSLPLLSSPTAARTGPVKTGGRVFVLDHKRWPAPMKATIDNLLNKHRGMKDMLKLVDQDYAALVHNSCTDPNNMLHPTTKHHILLYVKHLCKLLNTSSSLNTSPKNCKSGRNSGTL, encoded by the exons ATGGCCCAGCTCAACGCAGCCTCCGAACGGGTGTTGGGACAGATGAAGTATCCAGCATTTCATCTCTCGAGCACCGACACTGGAGAAAAGTTTGGCCTGCAGTACGTTGAGCCTGGTTGCCGcccagttcctgtggactgggacAAGCACAGGACCAAGTCGGACTCTGCCCCCCCGGCCCTGAATCCACCTCCTCAAAGCAGCGTGCCTACTGTCCAGTCATCCTCACTCTTCATGGCACCACAGAAGCTGTTCCAGTTTCCTCCACGCCCTCCTGTGGATTCTGCTGCTGTCAAACCAGACGTGACTCCCGGGCCTCCGACAGATCCAG AAACATGTCGGCCGTCTCTGCCGCTGCTGTCCTCGCCGACTGCCGCTCGCACTGGACCTGTGAAGACAGGGGGgagagtgtttgtgttggaccacaagcggTGGCCGGCCCCCATGAAGGCAACTATTGACAACCTGCTCAATAAACACCGTGGCATGAAGGACATGCTCAAGCTAGTGGACCAGGACTATGCTGCTCTAGTTCACAACTCTTGCACAGACCCAAACAACATGCTCCACCCAACAACTAAACACCACATCTTACTATATGTTAAACACCTCTGCAAATTACTGAACACCAGCTCGTCTTTAAACACCAGCCCGAAAAACTGCAAGAGCGGCAGGAACTCTGGCACGCTCTGA